Part of the Meleagris gallopavo isolate NT-WF06-2002-E0010 breed Aviagen turkey brand Nicholas breeding stock unplaced genomic scaffold, Turkey_5.1 ChrUn_random_7180001839415, whole genome shotgun sequence genome, CGCATCCGCAGGAACCCCGTCACCGTCTATGTCCTCAACCTGGCCATGGCTGACTTCACCTTCCTGCTCTTCATGCTCACCTACACCCTCCTCAACCTTCTGAAAGACCTCTCCTGCTCCACGCTGCCCATCTTAGTGAAGCACCTCGTATCACTTCTCCTGCTCTCACTATTTGCCCACAACATGGGCATGTATCTGCTGGCAGCCATCAGCATTGAGAGGTGTGTGTCCATCCTGTGCCCGCTCTGGTACCGCTGCCGCCGTCCCCAGCACCTGTCAGCCGTGGTGTGTGCCCTGCTCTGGGTCCTCTCCATCGCTGTCATTGCCATGGTGACATCCCTGTGCCTATCCCACCAGCAAGAGCAGTGCCGCCTGGCACTC contains:
- the LOC104915649 gene encoding proto-oncogene Mas-like encodes the protein IRRNPVTVYVLNLAMADFTFLLFMLTYTLLNLLKDLSCSTLPILVKHLVSLLLLSLFAHNMGMYLLAAISIERCVSILCPLWYRCRRPQHLSAVVCALLWVLSIAVIAMVTSLCLSHQQEQCRLALIAMYILNFLLFAPSMVISNAILLIKVLCSSRQHQHRRLYIVIFLTVLFFLLFGVPLSVWNFMQHFSSDPLGHHQVVFLLACINSS